Below is a genomic region from Flammeovirgaceae bacterium SG7u.111.
TCTTATATAGATCCTGCGGAAGATTTGGCAAACCCTATTGCCTATTACAGGGTGGTTGCCATTTCGGCAACTGATCCTCGTGTAAGGTCAAATTCGAATATAGCGGTAGTGGTGGAGTTGGCTCAACTAGATGTACCCACGGCTTTTTCACCCAACGGCGATAATCTGAACGATACTTTTTATCCAAGGGGAAAAGCATTGGTTGAGTTCAGGATGAAAATATTTAACCGTTGGGGAGAGCAGGTGTTTGAAGGGACAAACCCTCAAGAAGGCTGGGACGGAACTTACTTAGGAAGGGTACTTGAAGCGGGCCCTTATACCTACCAAATAGAGGCAATGGACTATAATGGAAATCAGTTGAACGCTGCGGGAATTGTGACGTTGGTGAAGTAGAAGATATATTTTATAAAATAGAACAGCCCCGTTTGCTTCTGCAAACGGGGCTGTTTTGTATATGCTAAAACCAAATAACTAACTCCTAATCTGGCCATTGCCTATGATCAGCCATTTGTAACTGGTCAGTTCTTCAAGAGCCATAGGTCCTCTGGCATGTAGCTTTTGGGTGCTGATGCCTATTTCTGCCCCAAGGCCAAACTGTGCCCCGTCGGTGTAAGCCGTGGTAGTGTTCACATATACAGCCGCCGCATCTATCAGCTTTAAGAAAAGCTCTGCTGTTTCCTTATTTTCGGTGACGATGGCCTCGCTGTGTTTAGAACTGAACTCAGTAATGTGCTCTACCGCCTCATCAAAGCTCTCCACTGTTTTGATGGACATTTTGTGAGACAAGAACTCAATGCCAAAATGCTCTTCCGAAGCGTGCTGCAATAGCTCGGCAGGGTAGTGGCCGTTTATGAAAGAAAAGGCTTTTGCATCGGCAAAAATCTCTACATTAAAAGCTTTCATCCCTTCCACTATGGCGGGCAAATCGCTTAGGCGATCTTGATGGATTACCAAGCAATCGAGCGCATTGCATACGCTTACCCTTCTTGTTTTGGCATTTACAATAATTGCCTTTCCTTTCTCAAGATCGGCTTCTTTGTCATAGTATGTATGGACGATACCTGCACCTGTTTCTATCACAGGTACTTTTGAATTATCTCTTACAAAGTTTATAAGCCCTTGGCTACCCCTTGGGATGATGATGTCTACATAATCTACCGCTTCCATGAGCTCGCCGGTCGCAGCCCTTTCTGCTGGAAGCAATTGGGCAACATTTGTGTCTATTTCATGTTTCTGCAATACTCGATGTATTAAATCGATGATGGCCAAGTTGGAATATTCCGCATCGCTGCTGCCTTTTAGTAAGCAGGCATTTCCTGTTTTAAAACAAAGGGAAAACACATCGAAAGTAACATTTGGGCGCGATTCGTAAATTACGCTTACTACACCCAAGGGCACGGTGATTTTAGAGAGCTCCAAGCCATTTGGAAGCGTCTTTTCCATCAATACTTTTCCTAGTGGGCTTTGCAATTTCGATACATTTATAATATCTGCGGCAATTCCTTCAATTCGCTCTGCAGTCAATTTCAAGCGGTCGTACTTGGGGTCTTCGGGATCCATGCGGTCTAGGTCTTTTTTGTTTTCCACCAACAAATATTCCGTGTTGGCCACAGCCTCTGCTGCCAAGTCCGCTAGTACTGCCTCAATTTTTTCATCAGACAGAATTCCTACTACCCTGCTTCCCTTCCGCACATTCTCAAAATACGCTAAGTACTTCATTTTTTTATGGTATTATTTAGTAAAATAAAACCCTTTCCCATAAGGTGATTAAAGGGAAAGGGTTGTTTGTTTAATAGCAAATATAAAACTTCTAATTAACTTCAGCTTTTAGCTGGCTGGTTTTACGTTTGACAAGTCAACCGTTTCGAAAGAAGAATATACCGATTCGGGGAGTGTGTCAAATACATAGATGTCCGATAACTTGCGACCGCCTCTATCACCAGAGAGCCTGATTTTTCCATAAGTTTTATAATCGAGCCAAGGCATGGTGAACCGAGCTTCTTCATCTTCGGCTTTTGGGAAATAGGCCCATTGGCTTACCAAAGAAGTCTCATTGTCAACCCAGATACAGTACTTGTTTTGAGGGGTTACGCCCACGCCATCGAACCGTAGTTCGAGCAGTTTAGCTTCTCTGCCGTCTTCCGTGGTGCTGTCACCAAGGTAGGAGAGGGTCACGCCCGAGTCTTTCAACTTGAAAGGCATCACCAACCAATAAGAATCGTTTATCCATGCCCTGCGACCTTTTTCTACATATTTCGCTACCGAATCGGGTTCGGTCAATTCCTCTCCATCCATCATTACCTTTCCAGTGTTATCGTTGATGTTGAGCAAAATAACCTGTGGGTCTTTTAGGCTTTCTACACGTACATTTCCAGTCCATTTGTCCCAAATAAGTTTTCGAGAGCCAAAGAATGTCCAAGCGATGTGCCTAGTGTTGTCCCAAGCTTTTCTTCCGCCCATTGCTTTCATTACTTCATCTGCTATCATGATGGCCTCCACGTCCGAGGAGTCAGTGTTGAAGCCTTCCATCGCAGGGTTTTTGGCTTGTAGGGTTGCGGGTTCTTGCGAGGCAATTTCTGTGCTTCCTTGCTCTTCAGTAGCTTTTTGTGGGCTGGAGCAAGCCAAAAGATAAAGGAACGGTATTACGAGTAATAACTTTTTCATGTTTGAGGTTTTTTGATTTTTATAATGTGACTGCTGGTATATTGATGGTTACTGGTTCCCGATTTTAGTTGCTGTATTGGTTATTAAAGCAATAAGGCTTTCATGGTGAAGAGGTTAGATAAAAAAGATGGAATTTTGCCACTTTCTCCCAAAACTCTAAACCTTTTTACTAGAGATGTTAAATCATAAATAAACATCTTATTCTACCTAATTAAGATTCTTGCTTTGAAAATGTTTTGAAAACCTAGATAGTTCAGATTAGTAGGCTTTTAACCTATCCTAGTTTTGGGTGAAAGTTTTCACTGAAAACTAGGTAATTATTGAGCTAAATTGTAAAAAAGTGATGTAAGTTTGCGAAAATTAAAAACTGCTGATAGCTAGCAGTTCAATATTCACCTGATTTACAAATATAAATACTGTTATTATGCCCGCTTACGAAGATTTGTCGAGAGAAGAATTGCAGCAACTTTTAGCAGCATCAGAAGATAGGTATAAAAAATTGCAAGCTGAAGGCTTAGCCTTGGACATGACCCGTGGTAAACCTTGCCCAGAGCAATTGGATTTGAGCTTAGAAATGCTCAGCTTGGTTACTCCAGAAGATTATAAATCTGCCAACGGAACCGATACTAGGAACTACGGAGGCCTCGATGGTTTGCCAGAAGCAAAGGAGCTCATGGCAGATTTCATGGAAGTGGGAAAAGACGAGGTGATTATAGGGGGAAACTCTAGTTTGAGCTTAATGCACGACACCATAGTACATGCATTGATCCACGGCGTGCCTGGTAGCGAAACTCCTTGGGGAAAGTTACCTGTCAAATTCCTTTGCCCAGCACCGGGCTACGATCGCCACTTCGCTATTTGCCAGCACAAAGGCATCGAAATGATCACTGTTGCCTGCAACGAAGACGGCCCGGATATGGACGAAGTAGAAAAACTTCTTGCTGAAGATGATACTATAAAAGGCATATGGTGTGTGCCAAAATATGGCAACCCATTGGGCAATACTTACTCCGACGAGGTAGTAGACAGGCTGGCGAAAATGACCACTAAAGCACCGGATTTCAGGATTTTCTGGGACAACGCTTATACCGTACACCACCTTGGCGAAGAAAAAGATAGCTTGAAAAACCTATTGGAAGCATGTAAGGCTGCGGGAAACCCTGACCGTGTGTTCATGTTCGGCTCTACCTCAAAAATCTCTTTTGCAGGTTCTGGGCTTTCGGTTTTGGCGGCAAGCCAAGCCAACCTCGATTGGATGCGCTCGCACCTTTCTATCCAGACCATTGGTCCAGACAAATTGAACCAACTTCGCCACGTTCGCTTTTTCAAAAACATGGCTGGAATTGAAGCACACATGCAAAAGCATGCGGCTATTATCAAACCTAAGTTTGAAGTAGTGTTGGATATTTTGGAAAGCGAATTGGCTGCATTGGACTTTGCCAGCTGGAGCAATCCTAAAGGTGGATATTTCATCAGCCTCGATACACTTGAAAACTGTGCAAAAGATGTAGTGGTAATGGCTTCTGCTGCTGGAGTGAAAATGACAGGAGCTGGTGCTACTTTCCCTTACAAGAAAGACCCTAAAAACAATAACATCCGAATTGCCCCAACTTTGCCTTCACTAGAAGAAATCAAGAAAGCGATGGAGGTAGTAGCGGTTTGTGTGAAAATAGTTTCTGCCAAAAAGTTGTTAGGATAACAAATTGAAGAATTTATTTTTTTTGTAGTATCTAGCCCCACGACTTGCCGTGGGGCTTTTTTATGTTGCTTACGTTTCTCTGTAAGATGAATGTTGTGTTAGGTATTTGTGACTAAACGTTTTTCTTTTTAATAAAAACAGGAAAAATACTGTATAAACGTTATCTATCACTAATTTTATACAGGAGATAATAGAAGGGGGGAGACGAAAATTAACTCAAAGCTCAATTAACTACTTTTTGAAATGAAATCTTACGAATTAGCAGAGAACTCG
It encodes:
- a CDS encoding glutamate-5-semialdehyde dehydrogenase, coding for MKYLAYFENVRKGSRVVGILSDEKIEAVLADLAAEAVANTEYLLVENKKDLDRMDPEDPKYDRLKLTAERIEGIAADIINVSKLQSPLGKVLMEKTLPNGLELSKITVPLGVVSVIYESRPNVTFDVFSLCFKTGNACLLKGSSDAEYSNLAIIDLIHRVLQKHEIDTNVAQLLPAERAATGELMEAVDYVDIIIPRGSQGLINFVRDNSKVPVIETGAGIVHTYYDKEADLEKGKAIIVNAKTRRVSVCNALDCLVIHQDRLSDLPAIVEGMKAFNVEIFADAKAFSFINGHYPAELLQHASEEHFGIEFLSHKMSIKTVESFDEAVEHITEFSSKHSEAIVTENKETAELFLKLIDAAAVYVNTTTAYTDGAQFGLGAEIGISTQKLHARGPMALEELTSYKWLIIGNGQIRS
- a CDS encoding aminotransferase class I/II-fold pyridoxal phosphate-dependent enzyme, with protein sequence MPAYEDLSREELQQLLAASEDRYKKLQAEGLALDMTRGKPCPEQLDLSLEMLSLVTPEDYKSANGTDTRNYGGLDGLPEAKELMADFMEVGKDEVIIGGNSSLSLMHDTIVHALIHGVPGSETPWGKLPVKFLCPAPGYDRHFAICQHKGIEMITVACNEDGPDMDEVEKLLAEDDTIKGIWCVPKYGNPLGNTYSDEVVDRLAKMTTKAPDFRIFWDNAYTVHHLGEEKDSLKNLLEACKAAGNPDRVFMFGSTSKISFAGSGLSVLAASQANLDWMRSHLSIQTIGPDKLNQLRHVRFFKNMAGIEAHMQKHAAIIKPKFEVVLDILESELAALDFASWSNPKGGYFISLDTLENCAKDVVVMASAAGVKMTGAGATFPYKKDPKNNNIRIAPTLPSLEEIKKAMEVVAVCVKIVSAKKLLG